The following coding sequences lie in one Thalassoglobus polymorphus genomic window:
- a CDS encoding DUF4194 domain-containing protein, protein MPDEFPQFQEFSIPAVLLLRGVVYAEDERVWNLLLSNASRLTDYFARLGLVLIVNESEGMAFLRQMSDEETPNGYDAIPKLFHTSRLSYKQSILSVLLRDEYRRFEEEEAHDEKCVVDESALFDQWKALRLSPGDDVKQLKEMRATFKRLDDFGFVRRFSDDPPTWEVRRILKARLPAAELESLKDQLLLKKEEQATDRISVDEETA, encoded by the coding sequence ATGCCTGATGAATTTCCGCAATTTCAAGAGTTCAGCATTCCGGCCGTCCTCCTGTTACGCGGGGTTGTGTATGCGGAAGATGAACGCGTATGGAATCTGCTCCTTTCCAATGCCTCTCGGTTAACAGACTACTTTGCTCGGTTGGGGCTTGTCTTGATCGTCAACGAATCCGAAGGCATGGCGTTCCTCCGCCAGATGTCCGACGAAGAAACGCCAAATGGCTACGATGCTATTCCGAAGCTCTTTCACACGTCGCGACTGAGTTACAAACAGTCGATCTTGTCTGTTCTTCTGCGAGACGAGTACCGACGCTTTGAAGAGGAAGAGGCACACGACGAGAAATGTGTGGTGGACGAATCTGCATTGTTTGACCAATGGAAAGCCCTTCGTCTCTCCCCTGGGGATGACGTCAAACAACTCAAGGAGATGCGGGCCACTTTCAAGCGACTGGATGACTTCGGATTCGTGCGCAGATTCAGCGATGATCCACCGACATGGGAAGTCCGTCGTATCTTGAAGGCGCGACTCCCTGCCGCAGAACTGGAGAGCTTAAAGGATCAACTGCTCTTGAAGAAAGAAGAACAGGCGACGGATCGGATCAGTGTAGACGAGGAGACAGCATGA
- a CDS encoding HAD-IC family P-type ATPase — translation MTKRRRRKPEQIAKLLQEGEAMLAAGKTLGEVLQKLEVKESTPQAVEGLHKLGIKIPMLTGDNEVTAQHVAKQLNIDEVGAGVSPEDKHNRVEELKKQGKIVVMAGDGINDAPALAASDVGIAMGTGTDVAIESAGVTLVKGDLRGIERAIRLSRITVKNIRQNLFFAFIYNTLGVPIAAGLLYPFIGILLSPMIAAAAMSLSSVSVIANSLRLRTVRLER, via the coding sequence ATGACGAAGCGACGAAGACGCAAACCTGAGCAGATTGCGAAGCTTCTCCAGGAAGGTGAAGCGATGCTCGCAGCTGGAAAGACTTTGGGTGAAGTCTTGCAGAAGTTGGAGGTCAAAGAATCGACGCCGCAAGCGGTTGAAGGGCTACACAAACTCGGTATCAAGATTCCCATGCTCACTGGCGACAACGAAGTGACTGCGCAGCATGTCGCAAAACAACTTAATATCGACGAGGTGGGGGCAGGCGTCAGCCCCGAAGACAAGCACAATCGTGTTGAAGAATTAAAAAAGCAGGGCAAGATCGTCGTGATGGCCGGCGATGGGATCAACGATGCTCCCGCCCTGGCTGCCTCTGACGTGGGGATCGCGATGGGGACTGGAACCGATGTCGCGATCGAGAGTGCTGGTGTGACACTCGTCAAAGGAGACCTTCGTGGGATTGAAAGAGCAATTCGTCTAAGCCGTATCACAGTGAAGAACATTCGCCAGAACCTGTTCTTCGCATTCATCTATAACACTCTGGGAGTGCCGATTGCAGCAGGTCTGCTCTATCCATTCATTGGAATCTTGTTGAGCCCCATGATCGCGGCAGCGGCGATGAGCTTGAGTTCCGTCTCTGTCATTGCGAACTCTTTGCGACTACGAACTGTCCGGCTGGAGAGATGA
- a CDS encoding FAD-dependent oxidoreductase, producing MNDLNERQRHQVVVIGGGFGGLETVRQLKKAEVDITLIDRRNFHTFQALLHQLAKGGLTPANIVARLYSIWSR from the coding sequence ATGAATGATTTAAATGAAAGGCAACGGCACCAAGTTGTCGTCATTGGTGGTGGATTTGGTGGCCTGGAGACGGTTCGCCAGCTGAAGAAAGCCGAGGTCGACATAACGCTGATTGACCGACGGAATTTTCACACATTCCAGGCACTTCTTCATCAACTCGCAAAGGGAGGACTGACACCAGCCAATATTGTTGCGAGATTGTACTCCATCTGGAGTAGATAA
- a CDS encoding ATP-binding protein codes for MRKQADTLFEKADYVSATFSQSSGFRLKRLELLNWGTFDQQVHTVSPEGQSTLLVGQNGSGKSTLVDAILTLLVKPGVRNFNVAAGAKKRERTERTYFEGAFDRNADGDSNGIKTRCLRSKKKHYSVLLACFQNNDDGAAFSLTQVLYWNGQKVDKIYCFSDGDRTITGDFSQLDSSDGILKAIKDRDFKATKSFTEYESWFRKITKVKKKAMDVFNQTVAVKDIENLNEFIRNHMLEPHNWSERLEALLAHFTQLNKAHASLIKVRDQQALLEPVAKHGREYTRFNVKLEKAIRKSQGLDAFFAMKTIDVFEPAFKQFQQSLVEVRERNKSFKQELDRVEEEQRRIKNEIENEGGDRLKMIPLLIDNASSELKRKRERYDLYQSALTRTELNTRVTCESDFQKVQQFISDQRGQLEATIKAYEENRTGLVISRGQVRQEQSELSIELASLERQKGNLPEWSVSLRESICQELGLSEKELPFVAELIAVQENQREWESSIEKVLHSFGLSLLVPDRYYHMVSRHVEQTKLIARGRGQRLIYLRISEHATLQNKADLDPASMLGKLRFKEGHLLLPWVKAELASRFDYRCCESIEEFQQASGLAITLSRHVKTGSKRHDKDDRDQLLNRRNFILGWDNKEKRQQITARIAELEALDQQTSQKIAAIDTDLGAIRNRIHAWDELQAFNDFSEIDWKQHQQAIDDLKAEKTAIEENSDAIQLLREQAAKLSSRREGLESQRDDSIRAESRLEKSIQDAERLILNAGNTINEYKKNDVWEQFRSAFAELESSVDESCFSIESLLPTQDSLRKRLEKEQIVLRKKLDPIEEQLTQAMSKFTKKFPEEADLLPRVAYLDSFLGLRQRIIDEDLPRHTDRFKERLNDTVTREIGLFRAALEKERRNIEDKIETLNLSLRQLDFRDGTYIQLDPQRVKNHSIIEFQRQLRECVEGSFEDSAEANEARFVRIQKLVVKLQDEGHRRWRDKVVDVRNWFDFLANVIDEKTLEQVSSYDDSTGQSGGEKAKLAFTILVAAIAYQYDLDPSEPDEQRFRFVVVDEMFSKVDDQHAEYALKLFRQFGLQLLIVAPLDAKACVTQPFVGNYLHVTKKNNRSEVFQMTAKEFANYVDAADEHRISNSKNNTD; via the coding sequence ATGAGAAAACAAGCCGACACACTCTTCGAGAAAGCAGACTACGTGTCAGCCACGTTTTCGCAGTCTTCGGGGTTTCGCTTGAAGCGACTCGAACTCTTGAATTGGGGGACATTCGACCAGCAAGTTCATACGGTTTCTCCAGAGGGACAGTCGACACTGCTGGTCGGTCAGAATGGTTCAGGAAAATCGACACTGGTCGATGCAATTTTGACGTTACTGGTCAAGCCTGGTGTCCGCAATTTTAACGTTGCTGCAGGTGCCAAGAAACGAGAACGGACAGAGCGAACGTACTTCGAAGGAGCCTTTGACCGAAATGCGGATGGAGACAGTAATGGGATCAAGACTCGCTGCTTGAGATCGAAAAAGAAACACTATTCAGTCCTCCTGGCATGTTTCCAGAACAATGACGACGGAGCAGCCTTCAGCTTGACGCAGGTTTTGTACTGGAATGGGCAGAAAGTTGACAAAATTTACTGTTTCTCGGATGGCGACCGAACGATTACTGGTGATTTCTCACAACTGGACTCCAGCGATGGAATTCTTAAGGCCATCAAAGATCGCGACTTTAAGGCAACAAAGTCATTCACGGAATACGAAAGCTGGTTTCGGAAAATCACGAAAGTGAAAAAGAAGGCCATGGATGTCTTCAATCAGACCGTGGCTGTCAAGGACATTGAAAATCTCAATGAGTTCATCCGCAATCACATGCTTGAACCGCATAACTGGTCAGAGCGTCTGGAAGCATTGCTGGCGCACTTCACTCAGTTAAATAAGGCTCATGCGAGTTTAATAAAAGTCCGTGACCAGCAAGCCCTGTTGGAACCCGTTGCCAAACACGGTCGGGAGTACACCAGATTCAACGTGAAGCTTGAAAAAGCCATCAGGAAATCGCAGGGGCTGGATGCGTTCTTCGCAATGAAAACAATCGATGTCTTCGAACCCGCATTCAAACAGTTTCAACAGTCACTCGTTGAAGTGCGCGAACGAAACAAAAGCTTCAAGCAAGAGCTTGATAGAGTTGAAGAAGAGCAACGACGAATTAAGAACGAGATCGAAAACGAGGGTGGTGATCGACTCAAGATGATTCCGTTGCTGATTGACAATGCCTCTTCCGAGTTAAAGCGGAAACGAGAACGGTACGACCTGTACCAAAGTGCATTGACTCGAACTGAATTGAACACGCGTGTGACGTGTGAATCAGACTTTCAGAAAGTGCAACAGTTCATTTCAGATCAACGCGGTCAACTTGAAGCAACGATCAAAGCATATGAGGAGAACAGAACGGGCCTGGTCATAAGTCGTGGTCAAGTCCGCCAAGAGCAGAGCGAGTTATCAATCGAGTTGGCGAGTCTCGAAAGACAAAAAGGAAACCTTCCCGAATGGTCCGTTTCACTGCGAGAGAGTATCTGTCAGGAATTGGGGCTGAGTGAGAAAGAGTTGCCGTTCGTCGCGGAACTCATCGCAGTGCAGGAGAACCAGCGAGAGTGGGAATCATCGATCGAAAAAGTCTTGCACAGCTTCGGTCTCAGCCTCCTGGTTCCAGATCGGTATTATCACATGGTGAGTCGTCATGTTGAGCAGACCAAGCTCATTGCACGAGGACGCGGACAACGCCTCATTTATTTGCGGATCAGTGAGCATGCAACCTTGCAGAACAAGGCCGATCTCGATCCGGCTTCCATGCTTGGCAAGTTACGTTTCAAGGAAGGTCATTTATTATTGCCCTGGGTCAAGGCTGAGTTGGCTTCTCGTTTTGACTACCGCTGTTGTGAGTCAATTGAAGAATTTCAACAGGCATCTGGCTTGGCGATAACACTATCTCGGCATGTGAAAACTGGAAGTAAACGCCACGACAAAGATGATCGCGATCAACTGCTCAATAGAAGAAACTTCATCCTGGGTTGGGATAACAAGGAGAAGCGACAACAGATCACCGCGAGAATCGCTGAACTTGAGGCACTCGATCAGCAAACTTCTCAAAAGATCGCAGCCATTGATACTGACCTTGGTGCTATTCGAAACCGGATTCATGCCTGGGATGAGTTGCAAGCGTTTAACGATTTCTCAGAGATCGATTGGAAACAACATCAACAGGCCATCGATGATTTGAAGGCCGAGAAAACGGCCATCGAAGAGAATTCCGATGCTATTCAACTTCTTCGGGAACAGGCTGCGAAGTTGTCCTCTCGTCGCGAAGGATTGGAGTCTCAGCGCGACGATTCCATTCGTGCTGAAAGCCGACTTGAAAAATCGATCCAAGACGCGGAGAGGCTCATCCTCAACGCGGGGAATACGATCAACGAATACAAAAAGAACGATGTCTGGGAGCAATTCCGATCCGCATTTGCTGAGTTGGAATCTTCCGTTGATGAAAGTTGTTTTTCCATCGAAAGCCTCCTCCCAACGCAAGATTCTCTGCGGAAAAGATTGGAGAAAGAGCAGATCGTGCTGCGTAAAAAGCTCGATCCCATCGAAGAGCAGTTGACGCAGGCCATGTCCAAGTTCACTAAGAAGTTTCCCGAGGAAGCCGACCTGCTTCCGCGAGTTGCGTATCTGGACAGTTTTCTTGGTTTGCGTCAGCGGATCATTGATGAGGATCTCCCTCGACATACAGATCGCTTCAAAGAACGGCTTAATGATACAGTGACCCGAGAAATTGGTTTGTTCCGAGCCGCCCTGGAGAAAGAACGACGTAATATCGAAGACAAAATTGAAACGCTCAATCTTTCGCTCAGACAACTTGATTTTCGTGATGGAACGTACATTCAGCTTGACCCCCAGAGAGTTAAAAACCATTCGATCATCGAATTTCAACGGCAGTTGCGCGAGTGCGTCGAAGGGAGTTTTGAAGATTCTGCAGAGGCGAACGAAGCCAGGTTTGTGCGAATACAAAAACTTGTCGTCAAGCTTCAGGATGAAGGTCATCGTCGCTGGCGAGACAAGGTCGTCGATGTCCGCAACTGGTTCGACTTTCTCGCCAATGTGATCGATGAAAAGACACTCGAGCAAGTCTCCAGTTACGATGACAGCACTGGGCAATCGGGTGGGGAAAAAGCGAAACTGGCGTTTACGATTCTCGTGGCTGCCATTGCGTACCAATACGATCTTGACCCCAGCGAGCCTGACGAACAGCGATTCCGTTTTGTTGTTGTCGACGAAATGTTTTCCAAAGTTGACGATCAACATGCTGAGTACGCTTTGAAACTTTTCCGGCAATTTGGTCTGCAGTTGCTAATCGTCGCGCCGCTGGATGCGAAAGCCTGCGTCACTCAGCCGTTTGTGGGGAATTATTTGCATGTCACCAAGAAAAATAATCGGTCAGAAGTTTTTCAGATGACAGCGAAGGAGTTTGCTAATTACGTTGATGCAGCGGATGAACATCGAATCAGCAACTCTAAAAACAATACCGATTGA
- a CDS encoding DUF3375 domain-containing protein — protein sequence MQLAKLLVYFDTSPALSLLRSSNAPFIIDFLNQLFKQSERISWAHSELVTALIAYQENLQETDPGKLPSRADAYLAEWCSSETRWLRRFLEADADEPSYQLTPHTEDVFAFLDLVLGKDLNFVGTESRLKLVIDLLANLVVGSSDDPETRLQHLRNEQKKIQDEITQIEQDGVVATYRPDQIRDQFATAVSILKQLQGDFRAVEESFRDITLEVQQQQVAGLAARGGILEYALNAEDVLKKDDQGVSFYEFVNLILSPVQTEQLERIIAEIRKIPELSHQQEGMETVRGMVTLLQREAEKVMRTNQRLSTTLRRLLDMETHAERQRVAHLLQEIRGLVISLGDQHDCNDVGLTVEVNAAVDSPFRRTFWTEPTRLEVVDLTEFQPDEAERTDVFKQYAAMHRLDWNAMRTQIDECLKLRSAPTLADVLDEYPPTSGAVEVLGYLQIAKDDNHHIDETVEIPLSIPPIQGKGNWIEVRVPLVTFLNKRRNGHA from the coding sequence ATGCAACTCGCCAAATTATTGGTCTATTTTGATACTTCGCCGGCGTTGAGCTTGCTGCGGTCATCGAACGCACCATTCATTATTGATTTTCTCAATCAACTGTTCAAACAGAGCGAACGGATTTCCTGGGCTCATTCTGAGCTCGTTACCGCTTTGATCGCTTACCAAGAGAATTTGCAAGAGACTGATCCCGGAAAACTGCCGTCTCGCGCAGATGCTTATCTTGCTGAGTGGTGTTCCAGCGAAACTCGGTGGCTCAGACGATTTCTGGAAGCGGATGCAGACGAACCAAGCTATCAGCTGACTCCACATACTGAAGACGTTTTTGCGTTTCTGGATCTTGTCCTTGGTAAGGATCTCAATTTCGTCGGAACCGAATCTCGGCTTAAGCTTGTGATCGACTTACTTGCGAATCTGGTTGTCGGTTCGTCAGACGATCCCGAAACTCGCTTGCAGCATCTGCGTAATGAACAGAAGAAAATCCAGGATGAGATCACTCAGATCGAGCAAGACGGCGTTGTTGCGACATATCGACCTGATCAAATTCGAGATCAGTTTGCTACCGCTGTTTCAATTCTGAAACAGTTGCAGGGAGATTTCCGCGCTGTCGAAGAATCATTTCGAGACATCACTCTCGAAGTCCAACAGCAACAGGTCGCGGGGCTCGCAGCACGAGGTGGTATTCTCGAGTACGCACTCAATGCAGAAGATGTCCTCAAGAAAGACGATCAGGGCGTTAGCTTCTATGAGTTTGTGAACCTCATTCTGTCCCCGGTACAAACTGAACAACTCGAACGGATCATCGCGGAAATTCGTAAGATTCCAGAACTGAGTCACCAACAGGAGGGGATGGAGACGGTGCGGGGAATGGTCACGTTGCTGCAGCGCGAGGCAGAGAAAGTCATGCGGACCAACCAGCGTCTTTCCACAACTTTGCGACGCCTGCTGGATATGGAAACTCACGCCGAGCGACAACGAGTGGCGCATCTCCTTCAGGAGATCCGAGGGTTGGTAATTTCACTTGGCGACCAACATGACTGCAATGACGTCGGTCTGACGGTTGAAGTCAACGCAGCGGTCGATTCACCATTTCGTCGCACCTTCTGGACGGAGCCAACCAGACTGGAGGTGGTCGACCTTACTGAATTTCAACCGGATGAAGCCGAACGGACAGATGTCTTCAAGCAGTATGCAGCTATGCATCGACTGGACTGGAACGCGATGCGAACCCAAATTGATGAATGCCTCAAGCTGCGATCTGCTCCAACTCTTGCGGATGTGCTCGATGAGTATCCACCGACCTCAGGAGCGGTCGAAGTTTTGGGTTATCTGCAAATCGCGAAAGATGACAATCATCACATTGATGAGACAGTCGAAATTCCATTATCGATTCCACCGATCCAGGGCAAGGGAAACTGGATTGAGGTGCGGGTTCCTTTGGTCACCTTCTTGAACAAGAGGAGGAATGGACATGCCTGA
- a CDS encoding Wadjet anti-phage system protein JetD domain-containing protein — MIHPNKIRQKANNLYPKFQLVWLDGDEFFPCLIPADRKLPDDPAAAIHAVQLLRSESKAEKGFGYSIDWRERTSRRHGKNLVPEKIFFSTQMDFLRFIDKEDEFENFTSAVKIIRQHYPEIERWIRSNRKLLADSAADIDGLILVVDYLRANPRPGLFARELPLNIDTKFIERNQRILRGWLDLLLPPTTIRADEQHFARRYGLQYDQPRLQIRFLDPTIQQAFGSPWTDCSIPLETLAKQNVDSVNVLVVENKTCLMTLPNLPNTLAMGGIGNAVADFRLIPWLHQCTIWYWGDIDVDGLSILSRFRIHFPTVKSLLMDIETLCRHREQLGQRVDPTKDPFPPVNLTSFERSAFDVCHSEFLRIEQEQIPSTDVISILERLFPRD, encoded by the coding sequence ATGATTCACCCGAATAAAATACGTCAGAAAGCGAACAATCTTTATCCCAAGTTCCAACTGGTCTGGCTTGATGGTGATGAATTCTTTCCCTGTCTCATTCCAGCTGATCGAAAATTGCCTGACGATCCTGCCGCAGCCATTCATGCTGTGCAATTGCTCAGAAGCGAATCGAAAGCAGAAAAGGGATTTGGATATTCGATTGACTGGCGAGAACGAACTTCGCGACGACATGGAAAGAATCTGGTCCCTGAAAAAATCTTCTTCTCAACTCAGATGGATTTCTTACGATTCATTGACAAGGAAGACGAGTTTGAAAACTTCACCAGTGCCGTGAAAATCATCCGTCAACATTACCCGGAAATTGAACGTTGGATTCGGTCCAATCGAAAATTGCTCGCTGATTCTGCTGCCGATATCGATGGACTGATTCTTGTGGTTGACTATTTGCGAGCGAACCCTCGCCCTGGCCTTTTCGCACGCGAGCTTCCCTTAAACATTGACACGAAGTTTATTGAACGAAATCAACGCATTCTGCGGGGGTGGCTGGATCTCTTATTGCCTCCAACCACGATTCGCGCTGATGAACAGCACTTCGCACGACGCTATGGACTGCAATACGATCAACCCCGTCTGCAAATCCGCTTTCTCGATCCAACGATTCAACAAGCATTCGGAAGTCCTTGGACAGACTGTTCCATTCCTTTAGAGACATTGGCAAAACAAAATGTCGATTCGGTCAACGTGCTCGTTGTCGAAAACAAAACCTGTTTGATGACACTTCCAAATCTGCCGAACACCCTTGCCATGGGAGGCATCGGAAATGCGGTTGCAGACTTTCGCCTCATCCCGTGGCTGCACCAATGCACCATCTGGTACTGGGGGGACATCGATGTCGATGGTCTCTCAATTCTCTCCCGTTTTCGCATCCATTTTCCAACTGTGAAAAGTCTCCTGATGGACATCGAAACTTTGTGTCGTCATCGAGAGCAACTCGGGCAGCGAGTTGATCCGACAAAAGATCCTTTCCCACCCGTCAATCTGACGAGTTTCGAGAGGTCTGCCTTCGACGTTTGTCACTCCGAGTTCCTGCGAATCGAACAAGAACAGATTCCCAGCACGGATGTCATCTCAATTCTGGAACGACTCTTCCCAAGAGATTGA
- a CDS encoding rhodanese-like domain-containing protein produces MRFTYSYALTVVAILNSVGTLSAADITKESLSEIKRNIDNEKAVLVDVREKREWDQGHVQGAIFFPLSQVRDGVTKAELKVLPKDKTLYTHCVVGKRAVTVGNVLERYGYKVKAVKPGYKELIAAGFSKATE; encoded by the coding sequence ATGCGATTCACCTACTCCTATGCGCTCACAGTTGTTGCTATTCTGAATTCCGTTGGGACTCTCTCCGCAGCAGATATCACCAAGGAATCACTTTCAGAAATCAAGAGGAATATCGACAATGAGAAGGCTGTGCTTGTGGATGTGAGAGAAAAACGAGAATGGGATCAGGGCCACGTCCAAGGAGCGATCTTTTTCCCCTTGAGCCAGGTTCGTGATGGGGTCACCAAGGCTGAACTGAAAGTGTTGCCGAAGGACAAAACTCTCTACACGCATTGCGTCGTCGGGAAACGAGCAGTGACGGTGGGAAATGTCCTGGAGAGGTACGGCTACAAAGTGAAAGCGGTGAAACCTGGATACAAAGAATTGATTGCCGCCGGCTTCTCCAAAGCAACGGAGTAG